The Agarilytica rhodophyticola genome has a window encoding:
- a CDS encoding enoyl-CoA hydratase/isomerase family protein, whose amino-acid sequence MNNEFVCLEKDHRGIASVILSRPEKHNAFNDEIIAKLQSIFSQIADDDDIKAVILKAEGKSFSAGADLNWMRRMVDYNHQDNVNDARALANMLDTLNRIPKPTIARVQGAAYGGAIGLIACCDIAFATPAANFCLSEVKLGLIPATISPYVIAAIGQRACRRYFQTAEVFSATTAEKLGLLSEVVPPEHLDETIEKCLVALLANGSNAMREAKQLIFNVSYRMVDEELMQYTSNSIASARVSSEGQERLGRFLASKNKKN is encoded by the coding sequence ATGAATAATGAATTTGTTTGTTTGGAAAAAGATCATCGCGGTATTGCCAGTGTTATATTATCTCGTCCCGAAAAACATAATGCATTTAATGATGAGATAATTGCAAAATTACAGAGCATTTTTTCTCAAATAGCTGATGACGATGACATCAAAGCTGTAATTCTAAAAGCTGAGGGCAAGAGCTTTTCTGCCGGCGCCGATTTGAATTGGATGCGCCGTATGGTTGATTATAACCACCAAGATAATGTTAACGATGCACGAGCACTAGCTAATATGCTAGATACACTTAATCGCATCCCTAAGCCGACGATTGCTCGCGTACAAGGAGCAGCATATGGTGGTGCTATTGGTTTGATCGCCTGTTGCGATATAGCCTTTGCCACACCTGCAGCGAATTTTTGTTTGAGCGAAGTTAAACTGGGGCTGATACCGGCTACTATTAGCCCTTATGTTATTGCCGCAATCGGTCAGCGAGCTTGTCGCCGATATTTTCAAACAGCAGAAGTATTTTCAGCTACTACAGCAGAAAAATTAGGTTTGCTTAGCGAAGTAGTTCCTCCGGAACACTTAGATGAAACAATAGAAAAATGTCTCGTCGCGCTACTGGCAAATGGTTCCAATGCGATGCGCGAAGCAAAACAGCTAATTTTTAATGTCAGCTATCGTATGGTTGATGAAGAACTCATGCAATATACCAGCAACAGCATTGCCAGTGCACGAGTTTCATCTGAAGGACAAGAACGCTTGGGAAGGTTTTTGGCCAGTAAAAATAAGAAAAATTAA
- a CDS encoding carboxyl transferase domain-containing protein — translation MTIIKSKLNIKSQDFLANSEKMMSLVEDLKQKVKSILEGGGAAYQERHKARGKLLPRERIDALLDSASPFLEIGQMAAYKVYEDNVPAAGIIAGIGSVAGQECMIVANDATVKGGSYFPLTVKKHLRAQAIAEQNNLPCIYLVDSGGANLPQQDEVFPDREHFGRIFFNQANMSAKNIPQIAVVMGSCTAGGAYVPAMADESIIVKNQGTIFLAGPPLVKAATGEDVSAEELGGADVHCRDSGVADHYAQNDHHALKLARRSISRLNRIKPTDIEIKKSEPPLYDVNEIYGVIPTDSRKPFDVREIIARVVDGSAFDEFKSLYGTTLVCGFARVNGYPVGIIANNGILFSESAQKGAHFVELCCQRKIPLVFLQNITGFMVGKQYESQGIAKHGAKLVTAVACAQVPKITFIIGGSFGAGNYGMCGRAYDPRFLFMWPNARISVMGGEQAASVLEQVKRAQSEKRGLEWNTDNAEEFKDKIIQRYDEQGHPYYASARLWDDGIIDPAQTRRVLAMCLSASLNQEIPETRFGVFRM, via the coding sequence ATGACGATAATTAAATCGAAACTCAATATTAAGTCGCAAGATTTTCTCGCCAATAGTGAGAAGATGATGAGCTTAGTCGAAGATCTGAAACAAAAAGTCAAAAGTATTCTTGAAGGAGGTGGGGCTGCTTACCAAGAACGTCATAAAGCGCGAGGTAAACTATTGCCAAGAGAGCGCATAGACGCATTATTAGATTCGGCATCGCCATTTTTAGAAATTGGTCAAATGGCAGCTTATAAAGTGTATGAAGATAATGTACCTGCTGCTGGAATTATTGCCGGCATAGGTTCTGTCGCGGGTCAAGAATGTATGATCGTTGCTAATGACGCGACAGTAAAGGGTGGAAGTTATTTTCCTTTAACTGTAAAAAAACATTTGCGTGCACAAGCTATTGCCGAGCAAAACAATTTACCTTGTATCTATCTTGTAGACTCTGGTGGTGCCAATTTACCTCAACAAGATGAAGTATTTCCTGATCGTGAACATTTTGGACGTATTTTTTTCAATCAGGCCAATATGTCCGCTAAAAATATTCCCCAGATAGCAGTTGTAATGGGATCTTGTACTGCAGGTGGGGCTTATGTACCCGCTATGGCGGACGAATCGATTATTGTGAAGAATCAAGGCACTATCTTTTTAGCTGGGCCACCTTTGGTAAAAGCGGCAACGGGTGAAGATGTATCAGCGGAAGAACTTGGTGGCGCTGATGTCCATTGTCGTGACTCTGGTGTCGCCGATCACTATGCGCAAAATGATCATCATGCTCTTAAGTTGGCTCGTCGCTCAATATCCCGTTTAAATCGTATTAAACCTACGGATATCGAAATTAAAAAAAGTGAGCCCCCTCTTTATGATGTCAATGAGATTTATGGTGTTATTCCCACAGACTCAAGAAAACCCTTTGATGTCAGAGAAATTATTGCTCGTGTAGTCGACGGCTCAGCTTTTGATGAATTTAAGTCGCTTTACGGTACAACTTTGGTGTGTGGTTTTGCTCGCGTTAATGGTTATCCGGTAGGTATTATTGCCAATAATGGTATCCTATTTAGTGAGTCTGCTCAGAAGGGAGCACACTTTGTTGAGTTGTGCTGTCAACGTAAGATTCCCTTAGTGTTTTTGCAAAACATCACAGGTTTTATGGTAGGCAAACAATACGAATCACAGGGTATTGCTAAACATGGTGCCAAACTAGTGACAGCAGTGGCCTGCGCTCAGGTACCAAAAATTACTTTTATTATTGGCGGTTCTTTTGGTGCCGGTAATTATGGAATGTGTGGACGAGCTTATGATCCACGTTTCCTTTTTATGTGGCCCAATGCGAGAATTTCGGTGATGGGCGGAGAGCAAGCTGCTAGCGTGCTTGAACAGGTAAAACGAGCGCAAAGTGAGAAACGAGGTTTAGAGTGGAATACCGACAATGCTGAAGAGTTTAAAGACAAAATTATTCAGCGCTACGACGAACAAGGCCATCCTTACTATGCTTCTGCGCGATTGTGGGATGACGGTATTATTGATCCGGCACAAACACGCCGAGTACTGGCTATGTGTTTGTCTGCATCATTAAATCAAGAGATTCCTGAAACACGCTTTGGCGTATTCCGTATGTAG
- a CDS encoding isovaleryl-CoA dehydrogenase, whose translation MNVNYQVLNFGLGSDIDMLRDSVNKFCQAELAPRAAHIDLENNFPSDMWRKFGDMGLLGMTVDEKYGGSGMGYIAHAIAMEEVSRASASVGLSYGAHSNLCVNQIHRNGNEAQKEKYLPKLCSGEHVGALAMSEPNAGSDVVSLKLRADKNGDHYILNGNKMWITNGPDADTYVIYAKTDINAGARGITAFIVERNTPGFSQAQKLDKLGMRGSNTCELIFEDCKVPAENILGEENQGVRVLMSGLDYERVILSGGPVGIMQACMDTVVPYIHDRKQFGQSIGEFQLIQGKVADMYAELNASRAYLYSVAQACDRGETTRKDAAAVILYTAERATQHALDAIQILGGNGYTNEFPAARLLRDAKLYEIGAGTSEIRRMLIGRELFKETS comes from the coding sequence ATGAACGTGAATTATCAAGTACTCAATTTTGGTTTGGGTTCTGATATCGACATGTTACGTGACTCAGTTAACAAGTTCTGTCAGGCAGAGCTCGCTCCCCGAGCAGCGCATATCGATCTTGAAAACAACTTTCCAAGTGATATGTGGCGAAAGTTTGGTGACATGGGTTTGTTGGGAATGACCGTCGATGAAAAGTATGGCGGTAGTGGTATGGGGTATATTGCCCATGCTATAGCGATGGAAGAAGTTTCACGAGCTTCAGCCTCTGTAGGTTTGTCTTACGGTGCACACTCTAATTTATGTGTTAATCAAATTCATCGTAATGGCAATGAAGCACAAAAAGAAAAGTATTTACCTAAACTTTGCAGTGGTGAACATGTAGGAGCATTGGCTATGTCGGAGCCTAATGCTGGTTCTGATGTGGTGAGTTTAAAACTGCGAGCGGATAAAAATGGTGATCATTATATTCTCAACGGGAATAAAATGTGGATTACCAATGGACCCGATGCTGATACTTATGTGATTTATGCAAAGACCGATATTAATGCGGGTGCCAGAGGTATTACAGCTTTTATTGTTGAACGTAATACTCCTGGATTTTCGCAAGCACAAAAGCTTGATAAATTAGGCATGAGAGGATCGAATACTTGTGAGCTGATTTTTGAAGACTGTAAGGTTCCAGCGGAAAATATTCTAGGAGAAGAAAATCAGGGTGTTCGTGTTCTTATGTCAGGCCTGGACTACGAACGTGTGATTTTATCTGGTGGCCCTGTCGGCATTATGCAAGCCTGTATGGATACCGTTGTACCTTATATTCATGACCGCAAACAATTCGGTCAAAGTATTGGCGAATTCCAATTAATTCAAGGCAAAGTCGCCGATATGTACGCTGAGTTAAATGCTTCGCGTGCTTATTTATACAGTGTGGCGCAAGCTTGTGATCGCGGTGAAACAACGCGCAAAGATGCTGCGGCCGTTATTTTGTATACGGCTGAGCGCGCAACACAACATGCACTTGATGCTATTCAAATTCTCGGTGGTAATGGTTACACCAATGAGTTTCCCGCAGCCAGGTTGTTACGTGACGCCAAGTTATATGAAATTGGTGCAGGTACATCTGAAATCCGCCGCATGTTAATTGGACGTGAGTTATTTAAAGAAACTTCTTAG
- a CDS encoding MerR family transcriptional regulator, producing the protein MQFQSYTISELANEFDITTRTIRFYEDKGLLQPVREGQKRIYSQADRVRLILILRGRRLGFSIDESKDLIELYNPQHNNQKQLEKYLQKIREKKESLARQLDDIKILQREINDAEKRCLNAMKNLK; encoded by the coding sequence ATGCAGTTTCAAAGTTATACAATTTCCGAATTGGCAAATGAATTTGATATTACAACTCGGACTATTCGCTTTTACGAAGACAAAGGGTTGTTACAGCCTGTACGCGAAGGACAGAAAAGAATTTACTCCCAAGCGGACAGGGTGCGCCTAATACTGATCTTGCGTGGTCGCAGATTAGGTTTCTCTATCGATGAGAGTAAGGATCTGATAGAACTGTATAATCCTCAACATAATAACCAAAAGCAGTTAGAAAAGTATTTGCAAAAAATACGGGAAAAGAAAGAGTCATTAGCCCGACAGTTGGATGATATAAAAATCCTGCAAAGAGAAATTAATGACGCAGAAAAACGCTGTCTAAATGCGATGAAAAATTTAAAATAA
- a CDS encoding Glu/Leu/Phe/Val family dehydrogenase → MAVFDAIDFSQHENVVFGHDKKTGLKAIIAVHNTTLGPSLGGCRMFPYSSDEDALKDVLRLSRGMTYKSALAELPLGGGKSVIIGDPRTDKSTALFQSMGAFIDRLGGNYIAAQDSGISVEDLQIMAAQTEHVAGVRNSVDEHNRLRSGDPSPATAYGVFIGIKAAVEQKLGTTDLNGVKIAIQGVGNVGFGLAKHLHGEGAKLYVSDINPENVKRAVDECGATACENDTIHTLDVDVYSPCALGGAINDNTIDKIAAPIIAGCANNQLEREEHGSILQEKGILYAPDFVISAGGIIHVQFMLSGRTWDAATKHVERIGGTLAEIFQRAEQGKGTTSEIANILAEERIEQANTDVLQEGSDRSLQSK, encoded by the coding sequence ATGGCAGTATTTGATGCGATAGATTTTTCGCAACATGAAAATGTAGTGTTCGGTCATGACAAGAAAACAGGCTTAAAAGCGATTATCGCTGTTCACAACACCACCTTAGGCCCCTCTCTTGGCGGTTGTAGAATGTTCCCTTACAGCAGTGATGAAGATGCTCTGAAAGATGTTCTGCGCTTATCTCGCGGTATGACTTATAAATCTGCATTAGCCGAATTGCCTCTAGGGGGTGGTAAATCTGTCATTATTGGTGACCCTCGCACAGATAAAAGTACTGCACTGTTTCAATCTATGGGGGCATTTATTGATCGTTTGGGTGGCAATTATATCGCTGCTCAGGACTCCGGCATTTCAGTAGAAGACTTGCAAATAATGGCTGCCCAAACCGAGCACGTTGCCGGTGTCCGCAATTCTGTTGATGAACACAATCGCTTGCGCAGTGGTGATCCTTCGCCGGCAACAGCTTATGGTGTTTTCATTGGTATTAAAGCTGCTGTTGAGCAAAAACTAGGAACCACAGATCTAAATGGCGTTAAAATTGCGATCCAAGGTGTTGGCAATGTTGGCTTTGGTCTAGCAAAACACTTACATGGTGAAGGCGCTAAATTATATGTTTCGGACATTAATCCTGAAAACGTGAAAAGAGCTGTAGATGAGTGTGGTGCTACTGCTTGCGAAAATGACACCATTCATACCTTAGATGTAGATGTCTACTCCCCTTGCGCTTTAGGCGGTGCCATCAATGACAATACTATTGATAAGATCGCAGCTCCGATTATTGCCGGTTGCGCCAATAACCAATTAGAGCGGGAAGAGCACGGCAGTATCTTGCAGGAAAAAGGTATTCTCTATGCACCTGATTTTGTGATTAGTGCTGGTGGAATTATTCATGTGCAGTTTATGCTAAGTGGTCGCACATGGGATGCTGCTACTAAGCATGTGGAACGTATTGGTGGCACTCTCGCAGAAATTTTCCAGCGCGCTGAACAAGGAAAAGGAACTACTTCTGAGATTGCCAATATTCTCGCCGAAGAGCGTATAGAGCAAGCAAATACGGATGTGTTACAAGAAGGAAGTGATCGATCATTACAATCTAAGTAA
- a CDS encoding Lrp/AsnC family transcriptional regulator yields the protein MKFDKKDVEILKILQTDGRMSTAEIAEKVNMSQSPCWRRINQFERDGVIKNKVNLLDRSKLGMDMVVFTSINLVSTNLESIETFEREIVNLPEVVECYTMTGMIDYMLKIVTRDIQHYEQFVRSHLALIPNIRETHSHVSVTEIKDTSCLPLETQL from the coding sequence ATGAAGTTTGATAAAAAAGATGTGGAGATTCTGAAGATACTCCAGACAGACGGGCGCATGTCTACCGCTGAAATCGCCGAAAAGGTAAATATGTCTCAGTCACCATGCTGGCGAAGAATCAACCAGTTTGAACGTGATGGCGTGATAAAAAACAAGGTAAACTTGCTTGACCGCTCGAAACTCGGAATGGATATGGTGGTATTTACCTCCATCAATCTGGTTAGCACTAACTTAGAAAGCATCGAGACATTTGAGCGAGAAATCGTCAACTTACCAGAGGTTGTAGAGTGTTATACCATGACAGGAATGATTGATTATATGCTCAAGATTGTAACGAGAGATATTCAACACTATGAACAATTTGTACGCTCTCATTTGGCCTTGATCCCAAATATTCGAGAGACCCACTCTCACGTCTCAGTGACCGAAATTAAGGACACTTCATGCCTGCCTTTGGAGACACAGCTGTAA
- a CDS encoding gamma-glutamylcyclotransferase, with amino-acid sequence MSFNTQELNKLRQDLTTYDEIWVFAYGSLIYKVDFPFIAKAQTSIVGWTRRFWQGSHDHRGTPEKPGRVLTLIPTKGEICHGIAYQVSHEVFEHLDYREKNGYLRYEMDLYFADQQKKAGLVYIAPEDNEAFLGEASEFDIAKHISDCRGPSGENKDYVFCLANALRALNIEDPHIFEIEKWLLKQ; translated from the coding sequence ATGTCTTTTAATACCCAAGAACTTAATAAACTCAGACAAGACCTAACCACTTACGATGAAATATGGGTATTTGCTTACGGTTCGTTGATTTATAAAGTTGATTTTCCTTTTATTGCCAAAGCGCAAACAAGTATTGTTGGATGGACGCGCCGTTTTTGGCAGGGCAGTCATGATCACCGTGGTACTCCAGAAAAACCTGGAAGAGTGTTAACTCTTATTCCAACTAAAGGTGAAATTTGCCATGGTATTGCTTATCAAGTTAGTCATGAAGTGTTTGAACATTTAGATTATCGAGAAAAAAACGGCTATCTTCGCTATGAAATGGATCTTTATTTTGCTGATCAACAAAAAAAAGCGGGCTTGGTGTACATTGCACCTGAAGACAATGAGGCTTTTCTGGGTGAGGCGTCCGAGTTTGATATTGCCAAACATATATCTGACTGCCGTGGCCCCAGTGGCGAAAATAAGGACTATGTATTTTGTCTGGCCAATGCGCTTCGAGCTCTAAATATTGAAGATCCACATATATTCGAAATTGAAAAATGGCTGCTAAAACAGTAG